In the genome of Pseudoglutamicibacter cumminsii, one region contains:
- the pepN gene encoding aminopeptidase N — protein sequence MTNLRPANENLSRSEAQQRSRTVQAQTYQLHLNFMSAVSEKPTHFDLTTTLQFTAVAGSETFLDYVDGIVEQITLNGREVAVDEAVDGARIYLRNLEAENTVTIRSKSAYSRSGEGVHYFKDPTDGQVYLYSQNEPADCRRIYPCFDQPDQKARFSVSITAPSDWHVDANGSLEATEDHGDGSATRSFTTTEPMSTYITTFLAGPYATWQDHYNGTTASGVDVSVPLQLACRASIAEHLDHEELFTLTKQGLDWFHTHFDYAYPWGDYHQVFVPEYNLGAMENPGLVTFTEAYVFTSAPTLAQHEGRANTLMHEMSHMWFGDLVTMTWWDDLWLKESFADYIGTLVVDEATRFTTAWTTFASRRKGWAYTQDQYPTTHPIMADIVDLEAADQNFDGITYAKGASVLKQLAAYVGQEAFLQASRTYFQRHAWGNTTLADFLVILSEASGRDMQAWAEAWLNTSGPSSLWVETETDSDGVVTSAVVKQQGTDPVTGKDVVRPQVLNVGLFEAGEAADADVAEQAAEPARLVESFEVRLEGESAPVPELVGRTLVEGRSALLPNQGDLTYAKVRLEGDSLEVALTVGLDSELDRATALAAAWNMTRDGELPAERFIDGVVANSALIEDSGVLATVLGQAGIAVRGYTTKQQRAEIAQRWLTFLLTQVLEEEVGSDRRLVFTRSLLYTAARVAELPEGLLDVVESWLQDKETLGEELTWASLTALAAHGRVTADDLEAEHRRKPTQTAARGLREALAARPDAEVKKETRANVYVGKESDGTVLSNDYLQAYADGLGIDPAGKDQPEAAEYWERIESVWSSMSQGQATRVVEGLFPGAVELTDGDRESNPEIVRARTWLNDSQDAPAALRRLVLEELDDAERRLAAQSASSKA from the coding sequence ATGACTAATCTGCGTCCCGCCAACGAAAACCTGTCACGGAGCGAGGCCCAGCAGCGCTCGCGAACCGTGCAAGCACAGACCTACCAGTTGCACCTGAACTTCATGAGTGCAGTGAGTGAGAAGCCGACCCATTTCGACCTCACCACTACGCTTCAGTTCACTGCAGTTGCTGGTTCTGAGACCTTCCTCGACTACGTCGACGGCATCGTCGAGCAGATTACCCTCAACGGCCGCGAGGTAGCGGTCGACGAAGCGGTTGATGGGGCACGCATCTACCTGCGGAACCTCGAAGCCGAGAACACGGTGACGATCCGCTCGAAGTCCGCGTATTCACGCTCGGGTGAAGGCGTCCACTACTTCAAGGACCCAACCGACGGCCAGGTCTACCTCTACTCCCAAAACGAGCCAGCAGACTGCCGCCGCATCTACCCGTGCTTCGACCAGCCGGACCAGAAGGCGCGTTTCAGCGTCTCCATCACGGCGCCAAGCGACTGGCACGTGGACGCCAACGGTTCGCTCGAAGCTACTGAAGATCACGGCGACGGTAGCGCGACCCGCTCCTTCACGACAACCGAGCCGATGTCGACCTACATCACGACGTTCCTCGCCGGGCCATACGCCACCTGGCAGGACCACTACAACGGAACCACCGCATCGGGCGTTGACGTCTCCGTTCCGTTGCAGTTGGCGTGCCGCGCATCCATCGCAGAGCACCTCGACCACGAGGAACTGTTCACGCTCACCAAGCAGGGGCTCGACTGGTTCCACACCCACTTCGACTACGCGTACCCGTGGGGCGACTACCACCAGGTGTTCGTGCCGGAATACAACCTCGGCGCGATGGAGAACCCTGGCCTGGTCACCTTCACGGAAGCCTACGTTTTCACCTCGGCGCCGACGCTGGCTCAGCACGAGGGACGCGCGAACACGCTCATGCACGAGATGTCACACATGTGGTTCGGCGATCTCGTGACGATGACGTGGTGGGATGACCTGTGGCTCAAGGAGTCCTTCGCGGACTACATCGGTACGCTCGTTGTGGATGAGGCGACCCGCTTTACGACCGCGTGGACCACATTCGCCTCGCGCCGCAAGGGCTGGGCGTACACACAGGACCAGTACCCGACGACCCACCCGATCATGGCCGACATCGTCGACCTTGAGGCCGCGGATCAGAACTTCGACGGCATCACGTACGCGAAGGGTGCGTCAGTTCTGAAGCAGCTCGCCGCATACGTGGGTCAGGAGGCGTTCCTGCAGGCATCGCGCACGTACTTCCAGCGTCACGCGTGGGGCAACACGACCCTCGCTGACTTCCTGGTGATCCTCTCTGAGGCCTCCGGCCGCGACATGCAGGCGTGGGCCGAGGCCTGGCTCAACACGTCGGGTCCATCGAGCTTGTGGGTTGAAACCGAAACGGATTCCGATGGTGTTGTTACCTCCGCTGTTGTGAAGCAGCAGGGTACGGACCCGGTTACCGGCAAGGACGTCGTGCGCCCGCAGGTTCTGAATGTTGGCTTGTTTGAGGCCGGCGAGGCCGCGGATGCTGATGTGGCTGAGCAGGCGGCTGAGCCAGCGCGTCTGGTTGAGTCGTTCGAGGTTCGCCTTGAGGGTGAGTCCGCTCCGGTACCTGAGTTGGTGGGCCGCACTTTGGTTGAGGGCCGTAGCGCCTTGCTACCGAACCAGGGCGACCTCACATATGCGAAGGTCCGCCTCGAGGGCGATTCGCTTGAAGTCGCGTTGACGGTTGGCTTGGATTCCGAGTTGGACCGTGCGACCGCGCTTGCTGCCGCGTGGAACATGACCCGCGACGGCGAACTTCCTGCGGAGCGCTTCATTGATGGCGTTGTCGCGAACTCCGCGCTGATCGAGGATTCCGGTGTCCTGGCTACTGTTCTGGGGCAGGCAGGTATTGCGGTTCGCGGCTACACGACCAAGCAGCAACGCGCAGAGATCGCGCAGCGTTGGCTCACGTTCCTGCTGACTCAGGTGCTTGAAGAAGAGGTTGGCTCGGACCGCCGCCTCGTGTTCACGCGTTCGCTGCTCTACACGGCTGCTCGCGTCGCTGAGCTTCCGGAAGGGCTGCTCGACGTGGTTGAGTCCTGGCTTCAGGACAAGGAAACCCTCGGTGAAGAGCTGACATGGGCGTCGTTGACGGCCCTTGCGGCCCATGGCCGTGTCACTGCCGATGATCTCGAGGCTGAGCACCGCCGCAAGCCAACTCAGACGGCGGCTCGCGGTCTGCGCGAAGCGCTTGCCGCACGCCCAGACGCTGAGGTCAAGAAGGAGACCCGCGCAAACGTGTACGTGGGCAAGGAATCCGACGGCACCGTGCTGTCCAACGATTACCTGCAGGCCTACGCTGACGGCCTCGGTATCGACCCGGCTGGTAAGGATCAGCCTGAGGCGGCAGAGTACTGGGAGCGGATCGAGAGCGTGTGGTCTTCGATGTCGCAGGGGCAGGCGACCCGCGTTGTTGAGGGTCTCTTCCCTGGCGCGGTTGAGCTCACCGACGGTGACCGCGAGTCCAACCCTGAGATTGTGCGTGCACGCACATGGCTCAATGACTCTCAGGACGCCCCGGCAGCGTTGCGTCGCCTCGTGCTTGAAGAGCTCGACGATGCCGAGCGCCGACTCGCGGCGCAGTCAGCTAGCTCGAAGGCATAG
- a CDS encoding acyl-CoA dehydrogenase, protein MSNTSINVDRLNQYLLGSFAEARTEARERVKDTRLHKIEGQVLEDQRQHVFNNLKLLVEQDAISRAFPTELGGRDDHGGNIAAFEELVTADPSMQIKAGVQWGLFGSAVLHLGTEEHHRKWIPQIISLELPGAFAMTEAGHGSDVASIGTTATYDEETEEFVIHTPFRAAWKDYLGNAALHGRAATVFAQLITKGVNHGVHCFMVPIRDEDGNMLPGVGSDDDGVKGGLNGIDNGMLHFTNVRIPRTNLLNRYGDVAPDGTYSSSIDSPGRRFFTMISTLVQGRVSLDGASIAASKIGLGIAVTYANQRRQFSAAGNREQLLLDYGRHQRRLIPLLAKAYAGTFAHDELLLKFDAVFSGREDNDEARQDLETLAAALKPVSTWDALDTLQECREACGGAGFMAENRMTSLRADLDIYTTFEGDNNVLLQLVGKRLLTEFAGQLKGMEPLGLATFAAKSLAESFYSHSGLRNVVQDALDTGSERRTANSLKDPQVQHALLSSRVKVAVEEIAKALNSVRKSSAEAQADMFNQHQNDLVLASKAHARLLQWEAFTRAIEEFEEKHGESWDGTAQVLTWVRDVFALTVIEEELGWYMMHGLISPHRGRTLTEYLDRLITRLRPHAQDLVDAFGYTQEHYRAPISSGREQERQDEAHAYYEKLRKDPNAPVSEKTLRAKEKSSK, encoded by the coding sequence ATGAGCAACACCAGTATCAACGTAGACCGTTTGAACCAGTACCTCTTGGGCAGCTTTGCCGAAGCCCGCACCGAGGCCCGCGAACGTGTTAAGGACACGCGTCTGCACAAGATCGAAGGGCAGGTCCTCGAGGACCAGCGTCAGCATGTGTTCAACAACCTCAAGCTGCTCGTCGAACAAGACGCGATCTCGCGCGCGTTCCCAACCGAGCTCGGCGGCCGTGACGACCACGGAGGCAACATCGCAGCCTTCGAAGAGCTCGTAACCGCCGACCCATCCATGCAGATCAAGGCCGGCGTGCAGTGGGGCCTCTTCGGCTCCGCTGTACTGCACCTTGGTACCGAGGAACACCATCGCAAGTGGATCCCGCAGATCATCAGCCTCGAACTGCCTGGTGCGTTCGCGATGACGGAGGCCGGCCACGGCTCCGACGTCGCAAGCATCGGGACCACCGCGACCTACGACGAAGAAACCGAAGAGTTCGTGATCCACACCCCCTTCCGCGCCGCGTGGAAGGACTACCTCGGTAACGCCGCGCTGCACGGCCGTGCGGCAACGGTCTTCGCTCAGCTCATCACCAAAGGCGTCAACCACGGTGTGCACTGCTTCATGGTTCCGATCCGCGACGAGGACGGCAACATGCTCCCAGGCGTCGGTTCCGACGATGACGGCGTCAAGGGAGGCCTCAACGGCATCGACAACGGCATGCTGCACTTCACGAACGTGCGCATCCCACGCACCAACCTCCTGAACCGCTACGGCGATGTCGCACCGGACGGCACATATTCGTCGAGCATCGACTCGCCAGGCCGCCGCTTCTTCACGATGATTTCCACGCTCGTCCAGGGACGTGTGTCACTCGACGGCGCTTCGATTGCGGCGTCTAAGATCGGCTTGGGTATCGCAGTCACGTACGCGAATCAGCGCCGCCAGTTCTCTGCGGCTGGAAACCGCGAACAGCTGCTTCTGGATTACGGCCGTCACCAACGTCGCTTGATCCCGCTTTTGGCGAAGGCTTACGCGGGCACGTTCGCTCACGATGAGCTGTTGCTCAAGTTCGATGCCGTGTTCTCTGGCCGTGAAGATAACGACGAGGCGCGCCAGGACCTTGAGACGCTGGCCGCAGCTCTGAAGCCGGTTTCTACTTGGGACGCCCTGGACACGCTGCAGGAATGCCGTGAAGCATGCGGTGGAGCCGGGTTCATGGCTGAGAACCGCATGACCTCGCTGCGCGCGGACCTCGACATTTACACGACGTTTGAAGGTGACAACAACGTCTTGCTTCAGTTGGTCGGTAAGCGCCTGTTGACCGAGTTCGCTGGCCAGCTCAAGGGTATGGAGCCACTGGGCTTGGCGACGTTCGCCGCGAAGTCTTTGGCGGAGAGCTTCTATTCGCACTCCGGTTTGCGCAACGTGGTTCAGGACGCCCTGGACACCGGCTCGGAACGCCGCACAGCGAATAGCCTTAAGGACCCTCAGGTTCAGCACGCGTTGCTGTCCTCGCGAGTTAAGGTGGCGGTTGAAGAGATCGCGAAGGCCCTCAACTCTGTGCGGAAGTCCTCTGCCGAGGCTCAGGCAGATATGTTCAACCAGCACCAGAATGACCTCGTGCTCGCATCGAAGGCTCACGCCCGCTTGCTCCAGTGGGAAGCGTTCACCCGCGCGATTGAGGAGTTCGAGGAGAAGCACGGCGAGTCCTGGGACGGCACCGCGCAGGTTCTGACGTGGGTACGGGATGTCTTCGCGCTCACCGTGATCGAAGAAGAGCTCGGCTGGTACATGATGCACGGCCTGATTTCCCCTCACCGCGGCCGCACCTTGACCGAGTACCTGGATCGCTTGATCACCCGGCTGCGTCCGCACGCCCAGGACTTGGTGGATGCGTTCGGCTACACCCAGGAGCACTACCGCGCACCGATCTCTTCGGGTCGCGAGCAGGAGCGACAAGACGAAGCGCACGCTTACTACGAGAAGCTGCGCAAGGACCCGAACGCGCCTGTATCCGAGAAAACGCTACGGGCGAAGGAAAAGTCCTCGAAGTGA
- a CDS encoding TetR/AcrR family transcriptional regulator has protein sequence MHSDKAKGAVTTHVEDDLSCDAREGDGRATRWEDHRKQRREELLTAARRAIHRGGPQLSMDEIAAAAQTSKSVYYRYFGDKDGLRAAISHKIIERVQAHVMDAGRRASTPADGLTAMILEYLDQAQGSPALYAFVMHPENAAGVMPSGNSMHTDMAAKARNDITSLMTFGLRQVTPHPSSAQFEALWAEAALGFILSAVDHWLTHQNENSASSAQLARAISTWLTHGVLSPIDMGATPQAATASAPKPTASTSEPAPNRSVQGKAH, from the coding sequence ATGCACAGCGACAAAGCGAAAGGTGCCGTCACGACACACGTCGAGGACGACCTCAGCTGCGACGCACGCGAAGGCGACGGCCGGGCGACACGCTGGGAAGACCATCGGAAACAACGCCGAGAAGAACTTCTCACCGCAGCTCGCAGAGCCATCCACCGGGGCGGGCCACAGCTATCCATGGACGAAATCGCGGCAGCCGCGCAAACATCAAAATCCGTCTACTACCGATACTTCGGGGACAAAGACGGGCTACGCGCCGCAATCTCCCACAAAATCATCGAACGCGTCCAAGCACACGTCATGGACGCCGGCCGCCGCGCATCGACACCCGCGGACGGCCTGACCGCGATGATCCTCGAATACCTCGACCAAGCCCAAGGCTCGCCAGCACTGTATGCATTCGTGATGCACCCCGAAAACGCCGCCGGCGTCATGCCATCCGGCAACTCGATGCACACAGATATGGCGGCGAAAGCCCGCAACGACATCACCTCGCTCATGACGTTCGGGCTCCGGCAAGTCACACCCCACCCCAGCAGCGCGCAGTTCGAAGCACTCTGGGCGGAAGCCGCACTCGGCTTCATCCTCTCCGCAGTAGACCACTGGCTGACCCACCAAAATGAGAACAGCGCGTCTTCAGCACAACTTGCCCGGGCCATCAGTACGTGGCTCACCCACGGAGTCCTCTCCCCCATCGACATGGGGGCCACGCCACAAGCAGCAACCGCATCGGCCCCAAAACCAACCGCATCCACCTCTGAACCAGCCCCAAACCGCTCAGTACAAGGAAAGGCACACTGA
- a CDS encoding acetyl-CoA C-acetyltransferase has translation MNTSLENKKVSAPRDVAIVGGNRIPFARAYTAYADVSEKDMMLAALDGLVARFGLQGERLGAVAAGAVLKHPKDFNLTREVVLGSQLDPATPAHDVQMACATGVEAVGSIADKIAHGRIDVGVAGGVDSISDAPVVVTDGLRKILVRLTTAKTVKQKLAAIASIRPSHLKPVAPGTGEPRTGLSMGEHQAITNERWGITREAQDELAAASHQNLAKAYDESFFDDLITGFQGLTRDNNMRPDSTVEKLAKLKTVYGKNLKSEPTMTAGNSTPLTDGASAVLLSSVEYADEKGLPKLAKLVDYELGAVDFVSGEEGLLMAPAYAVPRMLERNGLTLQDFDFYEIHEAFAGTVLSTLKAWEDEEFCTTKLGLKAPLGSIDRSKLNVNGSSLAAGHPFAATGGRIIASAAKMVHTKGNKARALVSVCAAGGQGAVAIVEAF, from the coding sequence GTGAACACGTCCCTAGAGAACAAGAAGGTTTCGGCGCCGCGTGACGTTGCGATCGTCGGTGGTAACCGCATTCCGTTCGCACGCGCCTACACCGCTTACGCTGATGTGTCCGAAAAGGACATGATGCTCGCGGCCCTCGATGGCCTCGTTGCCCGCTTTGGTTTGCAGGGCGAGCGCCTCGGTGCCGTCGCTGCGGGCGCAGTCCTGAAGCACCCTAAAGATTTCAATCTGACCCGCGAGGTCGTTCTCGGGTCCCAGCTTGACCCCGCCACCCCTGCCCACGACGTTCAGATGGCGTGCGCAACCGGCGTTGAAGCCGTCGGTTCCATCGCGGACAAGATCGCTCACGGCCGCATCGACGTCGGCGTGGCAGGTGGCGTGGACAGCATCTCTGACGCGCCCGTCGTCGTGACCGATGGCCTGCGTAAGATCCTCGTGCGCCTCACGACCGCTAAGACCGTCAAGCAGAAGCTCGCGGCGATCGCATCGATCCGCCCGTCCCACCTCAAGCCAGTTGCGCCAGGTACTGGCGAGCCGCGCACCGGCTTGTCGATGGGTGAGCACCAGGCGATCACCAACGAACGCTGGGGGATCACTCGCGAAGCCCAAGACGAGCTTGCGGCCGCAAGCCACCAGAACCTCGCGAAAGCCTACGATGAGAGCTTCTTCGACGACCTCATCACCGGATTCCAGGGTCTGACCCGCGACAACAACATGCGCCCAGACTCCACGGTTGAGAAGCTCGCGAAGCTCAAGACCGTCTACGGCAAGAACCTTAAGTCGGAACCAACGATGACCGCCGGTAACTCGACCCCGCTGACTGACGGCGCATCAGCTGTTCTGTTGAGTTCGGTTGAGTACGCTGACGAGAAGGGCCTGCCTAAGCTCGCGAAGCTCGTCGACTACGAGCTCGGCGCAGTGGACTTCGTGAGCGGCGAAGAGGGCCTGCTCATGGCTCCTGCCTACGCAGTTCCACGCATGCTGGAACGCAACGGCCTCACTCTCCAGGACTTCGATTTCTACGAGATCCACGAAGCCTTCGCCGGAACTGTGCTGTCGACGCTCAAGGCGTGGGAAGACGAAGAGTTCTGCACGACCAAGCTCGGCTTGAAGGCTCCGCTCGGTTCGATCGACCGTTCCAAGCTCAACGTCAACGGCTCTTCACTCGCTGCGGGTCACCCGTTCGCGGCAACCGGCGGCCGCATCATCGCGTCCGCCGCCAAGATGGTACACACCAAGGGCAATAAGGCGCGCGCCCTCGTGTCCGTGTGCGCGGCAGGCGGCCAGGGCGCGGTAGCAATCGTGGAGGCTTTCTAA
- a CDS encoding 3-oxoacyl-ACP reductase, which produces MADQYMKFTQAGFGKFLSKKLGLPRPTTLRRYEEGAPLVPGTAVVVGLESQHDSAKRIADLLGTWGVNATPHPDSVRGDIGAIILCTEDINDPVELSHVAMTASPLVKKLARTGRVVALMRPADQAANVAQASARGAVVGMIRSLARELRWGSTGNGIVLDNAVDVDAPSVQAALRFLLSGRSAYVDGQFIEVSTTEGTLPENPEKPLDGKVAAVTGAARGIGAAIAKTLARDGARVIAIDMPGASESLTKVANEIKGTALQLDVTAADAGERIIEHARQLHGGLDIVIHNAGITRDKLLANMDEARWNSVMAVNLQSQLRMNKQFHDAGLDGLRVVTLASTSGIAGNRGQTNYAASKAGVISMVAAEAEKFAAHGGSINAVAPGFIETDMTAKIPLGPRVVGRLVMPSLQQGGLPVDVAEAISFLASDGAGGVNGQTLRVCGQSLIGA; this is translated from the coding sequence ATGGCTGATCAGTACATGAAGTTCACCCAGGCTGGGTTCGGTAAGTTCTTGAGCAAAAAGCTCGGGCTTCCGCGTCCAACCACGCTGCGCCGCTATGAAGAAGGCGCTCCGCTCGTACCTGGTACGGCGGTTGTGGTTGGTCTCGAATCCCAGCACGACAGCGCCAAACGCATCGCCGATCTGCTCGGAACCTGGGGCGTCAACGCAACGCCGCATCCGGACTCCGTCCGCGGCGACATTGGCGCGATCATCCTGTGCACCGAGGACATCAACGATCCCGTTGAGCTGTCCCACGTCGCGATGACCGCGTCGCCGCTGGTGAAGAAGCTCGCGCGCACGGGCCGCGTCGTCGCGCTCATGCGTCCAGCCGACCAAGCTGCCAACGTAGCGCAAGCCAGCGCACGCGGCGCCGTGGTGGGCATGATACGTTCGCTCGCACGCGAACTGCGCTGGGGCTCCACGGGCAACGGCATCGTTCTGGACAACGCGGTCGACGTCGACGCCCCGAGCGTTCAGGCAGCACTGCGCTTCCTGCTTTCGGGCCGCTCGGCCTACGTTGACGGTCAGTTCATCGAGGTCAGCACCACGGAAGGAACGCTTCCGGAGAACCCAGAGAAGCCACTCGATGGCAAGGTTGCCGCTGTCACGGGTGCCGCCCGCGGCATCGGCGCGGCCATCGCCAAGACCCTGGCACGCGACGGCGCACGCGTCATTGCGATCGACATGCCTGGCGCCTCTGAATCGCTCACGAAGGTCGCCAACGAGATCAAGGGCACCGCGCTCCAGCTCGACGTCACAGCCGCAGACGCAGGCGAGCGCATCATCGAACACGCACGCCAGTTGCACGGCGGACTCGACATCGTGATCCACAACGCCGGCATCACGCGTGACAAGCTGCTCGCCAATATGGATGAAGCGCGCTGGAACAGCGTCATGGCAGTCAACCTCCAATCCCAGCTGCGCATGAATAAGCAGTTCCACGACGCGGGGCTCGATGGCCTGCGGGTCGTGACCCTCGCCTCGACCTCCGGCATCGCCGGTAACCGAGGTCAAACCAACTACGCGGCGTCGAAGGCAGGCGTGATCTCGATGGTCGCGGCAGAAGCCGAGAAGTTCGCGGCACACGGCGGCTCGATCAACGCGGTCGCTCCAGGCTTCATCGAGACCGACATGACAGCCAAGATCCCACTCGGCCCGCGCGTCGTTGGTCGCCTTGTGATGCCGAGCCTTCAGCAGGGTGGCCTGCCTGTCGATGTTGCGGAAGCGATCAGCTTCCTCGCATCCGATGGCGCGGGCGGCGTCAACGGCCAGACTCTGCGCGTGTGCGGCCAGAGCCTGATTGGAGCGTAA
- a CDS encoding MaoC/PaaZ C-terminal domain-containing protein → MNIRYLDALPSLGKIYAKAGTEALKKRPKKVAPGSLPTYGIGARDVTISRETVNAVNRHVGAPTRDSVPSIVLFGTAFPLLIEFMRQPEFPLPMLGMIHLTNTVEHHRSILPGEKLTFEVLPVSLDAHHTGVTCEIETRVLDDGGDVVWKGTGVFLAKGVSLDGAQKPARPEREVPELPQMNAQWSFGPGEGRTWAGILGDYNPIHLSNLSAKLLGMKTAIVHGADLAAHALAAVEPADATACGGYQWHIEFGAPVPIPSHISFSRTASKKAENAGRNSGEDVDGLIGFTGFSTRKKPRVHFTGYVRPLSS, encoded by the coding sequence ATGAACATCCGTTACCTGGACGCGCTGCCAAGCCTCGGGAAGATCTACGCGAAAGCCGGAACGGAGGCGCTCAAGAAGCGGCCGAAAAAGGTCGCGCCAGGCAGCCTTCCAACCTACGGGATAGGCGCACGCGACGTCACGATCTCCAGGGAAACCGTCAACGCCGTCAACCGCCACGTCGGGGCGCCGACCCGCGATTCCGTGCCGAGCATCGTGCTGTTCGGAACGGCGTTCCCGCTGCTGATCGAGTTCATGCGGCAACCGGAGTTCCCGTTGCCGATGCTCGGGATGATCCACCTGACCAACACGGTTGAACACCACCGCAGCATCCTTCCGGGGGAGAAGCTCACGTTCGAGGTGTTGCCCGTTTCGCTCGATGCACACCACACAGGCGTCACGTGTGAGATCGAAACGCGCGTGCTCGACGACGGCGGTGACGTGGTCTGGAAGGGAACCGGTGTGTTCCTCGCCAAGGGAGTTTCGCTAGACGGCGCGCAGAAGCCTGCCCGCCCCGAGCGCGAGGTGCCTGAGCTCCCACAGATGAACGCACAGTGGAGCTTCGGTCCGGGGGAAGGCCGCACATGGGCCGGGATCTTGGGTGACTACAACCCGATTCACCTCTCCAACCTGAGCGCGAAGTTGTTGGGGATGAAGACCGCGATCGTTCACGGCGCGGACCTCGCAGCGCACGCGCTCGCGGCAGTAGAGCCAGCCGACGCAACTGCGTGCGGGGGCTACCAATGGCACATCGAATTCGGTGCTCCCGTTCCGATCCCGTCCCACATCAGCTTCAGCCGAACTGCGTCTAAGAAGGCGGAGAATGCTGGGCGAAACTCGGGAGAAGACGTCGACGGACTCATCGGCTTCACCGGATTCAGCACCCGCAAGAAGCCACGGGTCCACTTCACAGGCTATGTGCGTCCACTGAGCTCATAA
- a CDS encoding glycosyltransferase, translating to MHVAVISMHTSPRATAGGGDAGGLNIFADQTSRALAAAGATVDVFTRGDHSTVEVAPGYRVHTLPAGPADAAKEDLPQYTDKFARQLSAHPSFRGADVIHAHYWLSADAALKAAHGRPVITTFHTTAGRKRHHGHSPSPAETFREQTERRIAAETFALTANTTTDRDELSLDVGAPPENLTIVRPGIDRNVFYPGGPAARWPVSDKGLKMLFAGRFQDYKGPDVALDTLAELTDAELNASLVMIGDQSGPGSLDLVARARERGVEDKVAFVPPMMQDRLALMYRAADVVLVPSRHETFGLVAAEALATGTPVVGHAAGGLLDLIDDGIDGLLVYSRDPRAWARALAPWAKGGVPHDVVAAAADHGRYFSWESTASTLLELYRQAVMSSVDAHSL from the coding sequence ATGCACGTCGCCGTGATCAGCATGCACACGTCGCCACGTGCCACCGCTGGCGGGGGTGATGCCGGTGGCCTCAACATTTTCGCGGACCAGACGTCGCGTGCGCTTGCGGCCGCTGGGGCAACCGTGGATGTTTTCACGCGAGGCGATCACTCAACGGTTGAAGTGGCTCCGGGATACCGCGTCCACACGTTGCCTGCAGGCCCAGCGGATGCCGCCAAGGAAGACCTCCCGCAGTACACGGATAAGTTCGCGCGACAGTTGTCTGCCCATCCTTCTTTCCGTGGTGCCGATGTGATTCATGCGCACTATTGGCTCTCCGCAGATGCCGCACTCAAGGCCGCTCACGGCAGGCCCGTAATCACAACCTTCCACACGACGGCTGGCCGCAAGCGGCACCACGGCCACTCCCCTAGCCCTGCGGAAACATTCCGCGAGCAAACCGAACGACGCATCGCGGCCGAAACGTTCGCCCTGACGGCTAACACCACGACCGACCGCGATGAGCTGAGCCTTGACGTTGGCGCTCCACCGGAAAACCTCACGATCGTGCGCCCGGGAATTGATCGCAACGTGTTTTACCCAGGCGGTCCGGCAGCCCGGTGGCCGGTTTCTGACAAGGGCCTCAAGATGCTGTTTGCTGGGCGCTTTCAGGACTATAAGGGCCCAGACGTCGCACTGGATACGCTGGCTGAGCTGACGGACGCCGAGCTGAACGCGAGCCTGGTGATGATCGGTGATCAGTCCGGGCCGGGTTCTCTGGATCTCGTGGCGCGGGCGCGCGAGCGTGGAGTTGAGGATAAGGTCGCGTTCGTTCCGCCGATGATGCAGGATCGGCTCGCGTTGATGTACAGGGCCGCGGATGTTGTTTTGGTGCCGTCGCGTCACGAGACATTCGGCTTGGTTGCCGCGGAGGCCCTGGCGACCGGTACTCCCGTGGTTGGCCATGCCGCGGGTGGTTTGCTTGATTTGATCGACGACGGCATTGACGGTTTGTTGGTCTACTCGCGTGATCCACGCGCATGGGCGCGGGCGTTGGCTCCGTGGGCGAAAGGCGGTGTCCCCCACGATGTTGTTGCTGCGGCCGCGGATCACGGCCGGTATTTCTCGTGGGAGTCCACCGCCTCAACGCTTTTGGAGCTCTACCGCCAGGCGGTTATGAGCTCAGTGGACGCACATAGCCTGTGA
- a CDS encoding terminase gpP N-terminus-related DNA-binding protein: protein MFHEQQGVRVKRGCGRNLGRILFVKVVYTPEQRARALAVYRRTQSVTKTVRVLGYPGRWTLYSWLRNPQPKGRKPRRRRPVKRYSLETKIGAVELFEAGWRPEDIARELDLTSKMSVYPWVRSYRESGRWGLMSPAERRRERQLPTRRSLENSLPDDPRELKALAARACLPYVC from the coding sequence ATGTTTCACGAGCAGCAGGGCGTAAGGGTCAAAAGGGGGTGCGGACGGAATCTTGGAAGGATTCTGTTTGTGAAAGTTGTTTATACGCCCGAGCAGCGTGCGAGAGCTTTGGCGGTTTATCGTCGTACTCAGTCGGTGACGAAGACGGTTCGTGTGCTGGGATATCCCGGTCGGTGGACGTTGTATTCATGGTTGAGGAATCCTCAGCCTAAGGGCCGTAAGCCTAGGAGAAGGCGGCCTGTTAAGCGGTATTCGCTAGAAACTAAGATTGGTGCTGTCGAGCTGTTTGAAGCTGGTTGGCGGCCAGAGGATATTGCTCGTGAGTTAGATCTGACGTCGAAAATGTCGGTTTATCCGTGGGTGAGATCTTACCGCGAGTCTGGGAGGTGGGGATTGATGAGTCCAGCAGAACGTCGTCGCGAACGACAATTGCCGACACGTCGATCGTTAGAAAACTCGTTGCCGGACGATCCTCGGGAGTTGAAAGCGCTTGCAGCTAGGGCGTGTCTCCCATATGTCTGCTGA